Proteins encoded together in one Streptomyces umbrinus window:
- a CDS encoding alpha/beta fold hydrolase, with amino-acid sequence MNAVKPTVVLVHGAFADSSSWNGVVDRLQSHGYPVVAASNPLRGLTADSAYVRQLLVSIAGPVVLVGHSYGGSIISNAAKGLDHVRVLVFVAAFLPEQGESAVDLSGKFPGSTLGEALHPVPVTLPDESQVADLYIEKSKFHQQFAADVPAETAAIMAATQRPVADAALAEGASAPGWRDIPSWVLIASEDRNIPASAQASMAERAEATVVEVAASHAVSVSRPGEVARLINEAAQATG; translated from the coding sequence ATGAATGCAGTGAAACCCACCGTAGTCCTCGTGCACGGCGCTTTCGCGGACTCGTCGAGCTGGAACGGCGTCGTCGACAGGCTCCAGTCGCACGGCTATCCCGTGGTGGCCGCGAGCAATCCGCTTCGCGGGCTGACCGCGGACAGCGCATACGTCAGGCAGCTCCTGGTGTCCATCGCCGGACCCGTCGTCCTGGTCGGCCACTCCTACGGCGGCTCGATCATCAGCAACGCCGCGAAGGGACTCGACCACGTCAGGGTTCTCGTCTTCGTCGCGGCGTTTCTGCCGGAGCAGGGCGAGAGCGCGGTCGACCTGTCCGGCAAGTTCCCGGGCAGCACGCTCGGGGAGGCGCTCCACCCGGTGCCGGTGACGCTCCCCGACGAGAGCCAGGTCGCGGATCTCTACATCGAGAAGAGCAAGTTCCACCAGCAGTTCGCCGCCGACGTCCCCGCGGAGACCGCGGCGATCATGGCGGCCACGCAGCGGCCCGTGGCCGATGCCGCGCTGGCGGAGGGCGCCTCCGCCCCGGGGTGGCGGGACATCCCGTCCTGGGTGCTCATCGCCTCCGAGGACCGGAACATACCGGCGAGTGCCCAGGCATCCATGGCCGAGCGCGCGGAGGCCACGGTGGTCGAGGTCGCGGCCTCCCACGCGGTCAGTGTCTCGCGGCCCGGTGAGGTCGCGCGACTGATCAACGAGGCGGCGCAGGCGACCGGTTGA
- a CDS encoding alpha/beta hydrolase gives MSDIILEPAAQEFADATAKPPLLYELGVEGARKLLDDVQSGPVEKLDVDEKWITVPAQVGDVRVRIVRPVGSTGVLPVILYVHGGGWILGNAGTHDRLVRELAVGAEAAVVFVEYDRSPEAKYPVAIEQAYATAQWITTKGTQEGLDASRLVVAGDSVGGNMSAALTHMAKRRGDVTFLHQSLYYPVTDAAQDTESYRVFAHGPHLTAKAMEWFWDAYTTDPAERSQITASPLHATLEDLQGLPPAYVVVDENDVLRDEGEAYARKLIQAGVPTTSVRYNASLHDFMMLNTVRGTQASTSAIEQAVHVLRKALGTD, from the coding sequence GTGAGTGACATCATCCTCGAGCCCGCCGCGCAGGAATTCGCCGACGCGACCGCCAAGCCGCCGCTGCTGTACGAACTCGGTGTCGAGGGCGCCCGCAAGCTGCTCGACGACGTACAGTCCGGGCCGGTCGAGAAACTCGACGTGGACGAGAAGTGGATCACCGTACCCGCCCAGGTCGGCGACGTGCGGGTGCGCATCGTCAGGCCCGTCGGCAGCACCGGCGTCCTGCCCGTCATCCTCTACGTGCACGGCGGCGGCTGGATCCTCGGGAACGCCGGCACCCACGACCGTCTGGTGCGTGAACTGGCCGTGGGCGCCGAGGCGGCCGTCGTCTTCGTCGAGTACGACCGCTCGCCGGAGGCCAAGTACCCCGTCGCCATCGAGCAGGCGTACGCCACCGCCCAGTGGATCACCACCAAGGGCACGCAGGAGGGCCTGGACGCCTCCCGGCTGGTCGTCGCCGGTGACTCCGTCGGCGGCAACATGAGCGCCGCCCTCACCCACATGGCCAAGCGGCGCGGCGACGTCACCTTCCTGCATCAGTCGCTGTACTACCCCGTCACCGACGCCGCGCAGGACACCGAGAGCTACCGGGTCTTCGCCCACGGACCGCACCTGACCGCCAAGGCCATGGAGTGGTTCTGGGACGCCTACACCACCGACCCGGCGGAGCGCAGCCAGATCACGGCCTCCCCGCTGCACGCCACCCTGGAGGACCTCCAGGGACTTCCCCCGGCGTACGTCGTCGTCGACGAGAACGACGTGCTGCGCGACGAGGGCGAGGCGTACGCCCGCAAGCTGATCCAGGCCGGCGTGCCGACCACGAGCGTCCGCTACAACGCCAGCCTGCACGACTTCATGATGCTGAACACGGTCCGCGGAACTCAGGCGTCCACATCGGCGATCGAGCAGGCCGTTCACGTCCTGCGCAAGGCCCTCGGCACCGACTGA